A part of Aegilops tauschii subsp. strangulata cultivar AL8/78 chromosome 2, Aet v6.0, whole genome shotgun sequence genomic DNA contains:
- the LOC109774538 gene encoding cytochrome P450 99A2 encodes MELSAATLLFLSLVSLIVLLSLLGRKPAPSSRKRQPPGPRRLPFIGSLLHLLTATPQVALRDLARKHGPVMYLRLGQVDTVVISSPAAAQEVLRDNNLNFASRPSLLATEIVGYGNTDIAFAPYGAYWRTLRRLCVVELLSARKVRQFAPIRDSETLSLVSKIRAAAAGGSGEPVNLGKLLVSCTNTITAKATFGHGCDAELQERFLSTMQVVLDTSGGLCIGDLFPSLRFVDVVTGLQRRLWRARGQLDDVFDRIIAGCEARREEKKKTTTAGDDDLLSVMLRIKEDGELEFPIGTTNIKAIIVDLFTAGTETTSSTVEWIMSELMRNPEVMAKTQAEVRQTLDNKSPEDHEGQMDKLKYTKMVIKEGMRLHPVVPLLLPRVCQETCNIGGFEVSEGSRIMVNAWAIARSPENWNDAEEFRPERFEDTTVDYNGTQFTYIPFGSGRRMCPGGTFGLAVLELLLARLLYYFDWSLPDGIKPDELDMDMIVGFTTRRRNQLHLVATPYNVPTEN; translated from the exons ATGGAGCTAAGCGCAGCcaccctcctcttcctctccctcgtCTCACTGATCGTTCTCTTATCCTTGCTTGGCCGCAAACCAGCACCAAGTTCAAGGAAGAGGCAGCCTCCCGGCCCACGGCGTCTCCCCTTCATCGGAAGCCTCCTCCACCTCCTGACGGCGACGCCGCAGGTCGCTCTCCGGGACTTGGCCAGGAAGCACGGCCCGGTGATGTACCTGCGGCTGGGCCAGGTCGACACCGTCGTGATCTCCTCGCCGGCGGCGGCTCAGGAGGTGCTCCGGGACAACAACCTCAACTTCGCGTCGCGGCCGAGCCTCCTGGCCACGGAGATCGTGGGCTATGGAAACACCGACATCGCCTTCGCGCCATACGGCGCCTACTGGAGGACGCTGCGAAGGCTCTGCGTGGTGGAGCTCCTGAGCGCACGGAAGGTGAGGCAGTTCGCGCCCATCAGGGACAGCGAGACCCTGTCCCTCGTCAGTAagatccgcgccgccgccgccggcggaaGCGGCGAACCGGTCAATCTCGGGAAGCTGCTCGTGTCGTGCACGAACACGATCACCGCAAAGGCGACGTTCGGGCACGGATGCGACGCCGAGCTCCAAGAGCGGTTCTTGTCCACGATGCAGGTGGTGCTCGACACCAGCGGCGGGCTCTGCATCGGGGACCTCTTCCCGTCCCTGCGGTTCGTGGACGTCGTCACTGGGCTGCAACGCCGGCTCTGGCGGGCGCGCGGGCAGCTCGACGACGTCTTTGACAGGATCATCGCTGGGTGCGAGGCGCGGCGAGAGGAAAAGAAGAAGACGACTACGGCCGGAGATGACGACCTTCTCAGCGTCATGCTTAGAATCAAGGAGGATGGCGAGCTTGAGTTCCCCATCGGCACCACAAACATCAAGGCAATCATAGTG GACTTGTTCACGGCAGGGACGGAAACAACGTCGTCAACGGTTGAGTGGATCATGTCGGAGCTCATGAGAAACCCAGAGGTGATGGCCAAGACGCAGGCAGAGGTGCGGCAAACATTGGACAACAAGAGTCCAGAAGATCACGAGGGCCAAATGGACAAGCTGAAATACACGAAGATGGTGATCAAGGAGGGCATGCGGCTGCACCCGGTGGTGCCGCTTCTGCTCCCCCGTGTCTGTCAGGAGACGTGCAACATCGGTGGATTCGAGGTCTCGGAGGGCTCTAGGATAATGGTTAACGCATGGGCGATAGCAAGGAGCCCTGAGAATTGGAATGACGCGGAGGAGTTCAGGCCGGAGAGGTTCGAGGACACCACAGTGGACtacaacggcacacagttcacgtACATACCTTTCGGGAGCGGAAGGAGGATGTGCCCCGGCGGTACCTTTGGGCTAGCTGTGTTGGAGCTTCTCCTTGCACGACTTCTGTACTACTTTGACTGGAGCCTCCCCGACGGAATTAAGCCGGATGAGCTTGATATGGACATGATCGTCGGCTTTACAACAAGGAGAAGGAACCAACTTCACCTAGTAGCGACGCCGTATAATGTTCCAACGGAAAATTGA